In Sphaeramia orbicularis chromosome 15, fSphaOr1.1, whole genome shotgun sequence, a single genomic region encodes these proteins:
- the rtn4a gene encoding reticulon-4a isoform X8, translating into MDAKQVVDLLYWRDVKTTGVVFGAALLLLLSLTVCSIVSVCSYIGLALLSVTICFRIYKGILQAIQKSDEGHPFKQYLDQEVALSEEMVHKYSDIVLAKLNKTIGELRRLFLVEDLVDSIKFAVLMWILTYVGALFNGLTLAILSVIAVFSCPIIYEKHQTQIDHYLGLVNNQVKDVVGKIQAKVPGMKRKTE; encoded by the exons TGGTGGATCTCCTCTACTGGCGTGATGTGAAGACCACTGGCGTGGTGTTCGGCGCCGCCCTGCTGCTGCTCCTCTCTCTGACCGTGTGCAGCATCGTGAGCGTGTGCTCCTACATCGGCCTGGCTCTGCTGTCCGTCACCATCTGCTTCAGGATATACAAAGGCATCCTGCAGGCCATCCAGAAGTCTGATGAGGGACACCCCTTCAA GCAGTACCTGGACCAGGAGGTGGCGCTGTCTGAGGAAATGGTCCACAAATACAGCGACATTGTTCTGGCCAAGCTCAACAAGACCATCGGTGAACTGAGGCGCCTGTTCCTGGTGGAGGACCTGGTGGACTCGATCAAG TTTGCTGTGTTGATGTGGATTCTGACTTACGTCGGTGCCTTGTTCAACGGCCTCACTCTGGCTATTCTGA GTGTGATCGCGGTGTTCAGCTGCCCAATCATCTACGAGAAGCACCAG ACTCAGATCGATCATTACCTGGGTCTGGTCAACAACCAGGTCAAAGATGTCGTCGGAAA GATTCAGGCGAAGGTTCCCGGAATGAAACGCAAAACGGAGTGA